In Fusarium falciforme chromosome 9, complete sequence, the sequence GCGTGACGAGAGGCCGGGGACGTTGGCGCTGGAGGGGGCTTGCTGGGGTTGTAAGAGTGAAGGAAATTGATGGATCCCCGTCAGGGACAGGGTGACGTTATTTCAGGCGAGGGGTGAGGATGATGGGACGGGAGTGGACGGGGCGGATTGCTGATAAGGAGCCGTTGAGCTGGGAGTCGTCTCGAATAATATGAATTGTCGTAGGAATGTAAGcgaaaacaaaaaaaaggGACGGTCGATCGATCAGGGGGAGAGGGGAATggattaaagtaaaaaaagagatgagatgataaTGAGCGTAAATTCCCGAAAACGGGTGTCTGCAACCTCGATTGTATGCAGAGATGGAGCGTTGAAAAAGCAACTAGTGAGCGTCGCTCACGACCAGCTGATCAGATGGATTTGGATCGCAGCTCAGCTCCCAAGCCTGGAGAGGCATAAAAGCAATTCCGGGGGATGACCACCTTGTGCGGGACGTTAGAGAGGAGCAGGGCACGAGGGGAGAGAAGTGGCGATAATAATAGGCGGTAAGGAATATGGATAAGGGCGAATGCAACGGCGGCAAATCCCAAGCATGAAATGTGAACAATGAATTTTGGGCGAGACCTGGGAAAGTCGCAGACTGGCAGGGTCCCGGGAAACTGTTTGTTTACATATGTAGGCCTGCCTCGCATTTTCCCATGCAACGGATCCAATCAATGGGATCCCTCGGCACCGTCACTCGTCAACACCATGCGAACTGACCCAGCCTTGGAAGGGAAGAGAAAGCGACCATCCATGATCCCGCGGCCCAGCCCGCACCCTTCTCAACCAAACAGGCTCGCAACTGCGACGCATCTCTGCCCCAAATCGCACCACTTACCCCCGACAACCTGCTGTCGACCGCCCCGTCCTGCGGTCCGCCAACGCCTTGTCGGCAGTGGATCGTGAACCCCGGTTCGCTTCTGGCTCCTTGCGTTGTTGGAATTCGTCCATACGTGGTCATGCTGATTTATTAGCGGCTCATGGCTCTTTGTTGTTGTCTGCTAAAGTTAGCCTCTTCCCTTCACCCCGCCGTAAGCTCGTCGTCCTGTTTATTCCTCCATGACAACCGCCAGACTACTCCGTAGCTGAGCCTTCGACGTGAGGAGCGGGCGTGCGTTAGAGCGTTCTTTGTTGGGAAGCGGTCCAGGTTCCACGAGGATCGAAAAGTCCCACCTGCACTGCCGTTGGCCAGACAGAGCACAAGACGCAGCaccatcctcgccatcatTGGCTCCATCATGAGTGAGGCAGTTCGGGACGGCGTGCACTCGCACTGACCGCTGTTAGTGACGGCAGAGGGATCCCTCACTCTGCCCTATCACTGAGCATTATACCCTCAGGGGCCATGCGGTGGTCTTGCAGCGGGCCCTGCATGAATACAGGGGTCCTCAGTCATCGAACCTGCAAACATGCATCGGTTGAGGTTGACCCCAATTTCCGACCGAAATTAGCAGCCAATGCTGTGTTTCATATTCAGTCACATGATCATTCACGTGTCGTatcgtcttcctcctttcCGGCAACTCATCATGTGACCTCCCGTCAATGTCGCGCAGCACACCCTTGTCTTCCCGCTTGCACCCCAGGCTGACAGGTGCAGCCATCGCGTCGATATTTCTTGCAGCCCCCACGAATAAGGCATCGTCTCTCTTGTCAGGCAATTCCCTTTTTCGGTGAGAGGCTCCAGTTTGGAATGGAGTCATCTGGTCTCAACTCTTCTGCTGCCTGCGTGTTCACGCCTCAGTGAATCGGTCTATGGGTGTCGGTGACACCACTCCGCTTCCGGATATTTAATGCTTGTTGTCCGCCGCTCTTTGTCCTCGGTTTGTGTTCTTTTGGATACTTTTGTGCGATGATTTTGCCATTGCCACATTATGCCGCTTCCATTCGCTTTGGTTTGCGACCTGCTTGAAGAGTCCCACGAATTATCGGttgccaagaagaacaatTCGAGTGCCGTAGCAAAATGGTTTGCACGACACCGAAGCTGGATCAACGCACACGATACAAGTGTTGCGGCTTTGTTGTCTACCCTGCTCCCTGAAAAGAGAACAGACAGAGTTTACTGCATACAAACTGCTACCCTCGAAAAGATCATCGGCCGCGCGTTCTTCCTTGGGTCCTCTCGTATTGCTGAACTGTCCCACTACCGTCAGTCGGGTCAAGGCATTGACCTGGCTGATTGCGTCTCGCGTATTCTGAATGCAACGGTTGGTTTGCCTGCAACAGTTCATGATCCGTAACTGATTGCCTATCAGCCAAGTCCGGGTTACAGCAAGGACAACCTTGTCACAGTCGAGGAGATCGACGAAATCCTCCATTCTCTAGCAGCCAGGGTGAAATGGAGCTCTCCATCGATCCGCACCTCACAGGCTAGCCTCACCCAAGGCAATAGGGGCGATCTCGAATGGCTGTATCGCCGACTGAGCTCAGTAGAAGCCAAGTGGTTTACCAGGCTGGTACTCAAAAACTACCAACCACTGGTCCTAGATCCCCATCTCATTTATCGACTATGTGACCCGATTCTTCCTTGCGTTTTGAAGATTCAAGATGACTTTTCCACGGCAATCAATTCCGTTCAGGCCATCCGAGGACGATTGTTGCCAAATGCCGCCCGCAAGACTCCGCGGGAACAAATTCTGAGCTCTGTGAAGCCTCAACTAGGTATCAAAGTTGGACGACAGCCCTGGGTGAAAGGGCGCAGTATCAAGCACTGTCTTAACATGGGCCATGGACGAATGAGCGTGGAGGACAAGATTGATGGGGAATTCTGTCAAATTCACATCGATCTGAGCAAGGGGGAGAATTGCATCCAGATCTTCTCCAAGAGTGGCAAAGACAGCACTGAGGATAGAGAGGCGCTTCATGGGTAAGTTGGCAATGTTCAATAATGTGCTTCCTCTAACTGGGCGAAGGACTATATTAGAATCACTTCAGATCGGGAGACCTGGTGCAAAGGTCACCAAAGCATGCATTTTGGAAGGGGAGTTGGTTGCATACGATGATTCGGTATGTTTCTATGATCCTTTTCTCATTCTTCAGGTTCTAACTTGTACCAGCTACAGAAAATACTGCCATTTCATAAAATTCGGAAGCATGTGTCAAGAAGAGGGCGCTTTTTAAACACGGAGCAGGACTCTTTGTACGTTGGTCTCCGATACTTATCTTCTCATTGCTGACTCCCCTAGACCTGGACCACAGGAACACTTAATGATGGTATATTACGATGTACTGTTGTTGGAGGACCAATCACTCATCAACCTCCGACATTCAGAGAGATTCAAGATTCTCTCAAGCCTTATTACATATCGCAAAGGCTGGTCTGAACTCGTTCAGCGTCAAGTCATTGACTTTGGTCATAACCTGGGCGCCTCAAGTCTGCGTAAAGCCTTTGCCCTCACGATTTTGGCTCGAAAGGAAGGTCTGGTCCTGAAGCCAGATGAACCCTATTTCGATTTTGCAGACCAGCGTCGGAAGTTTTCGAGCTGCTGCATTAAGCTCAAGAAGGAATACATCGGGAACTTCGGCGACGTCGGTGATTTCGCTGTTGTCGGTGCTCGGTATGATCCAGCCAAGGCAATGACTTATCGGATTCCCGGCTTGAAGTGGACTCACTTCTATCTCGGTTGCCTCGACAATAGAGAGGCAGTCAAGCAGTGGAACGCAAAGCCCGAGTTTACCATTGTCAATGTCGTGGAGTTGAATGAGACAATCTTGAGAGATGTTGTCACGTACGCCAACCCCCAACCTGTGGCTGCCGAAGAGAATGACCAACTCACTCTCAAGCTGGCTCCTGGGGTAGAGCAAGGCCTGCCTCTGACGTTTGTCTTCACAAAGCCTTTGGTGTTTGATTTGAGGTGTTTCAGCTTTGACAAGGTGGGAAACACAGGCTTTTGGAGCCTGCGCTTCCCTTCAGTCACAAAGGTTCACTTTGATCGGGATTTTACCGCCACGATCTCCTTCGAGCAGTTACAGGCAATGGCAAAGGATGCAACCACGGCTGGTGAGCTAGAGGACAGCCAAGAGAACCTCCAGTGGATCGCAAAGCTGGAGGGGGCTGATCCGCGTGGCATCGCTGTTGACGCTGTAAGCCAACTCACTGTAACAACAATGCCAACGCCATCGCCGCGAAAGTCGACGCAAAACACAACATCTTCATGTTCTCCGACTTCTCCACGGGTCACGAAATTTCCTTTCTTACAAACGGGGCCATCCCGTGTAAGATCCGGACCACCACTTCGTCTGCCTGAGGTGCCACCTGCTACACCTCCTGCATCGTCTGCACAAGCTGCATCAGCTTCATCGCCAGCAGAAGGACCTGCAAGAAACAAGCGTTTCTCGCCCACTTCCATGCCTGCACCCCCACCCAAACGCCAAAAGTCAGTGACCGAGATTGTGCAAGCAAGCACATCCTCAAACAACGGCAGCACCTTACAGCCTCGCAAACCTCTTACAAATATAAATGGCAACTCTCATTGCGCCatttcttccttctcttctgcaAATCAAAGCAGGCTTGGAAAAGAAGCACCCGAGGTCATCGACCTCACGTTGTCTCCAGGGAAGCCCGCCATCACGAAGAAGCTTCCTGTCTTGCAGACTGCTCAGTGCTCACCGCCGGCAGATGGTGTAACGGCTGCAACAATGCCCGATAAACCCGAGAAGCAAGACAAAGAGCTCACTCTCCCAGTGGCAAAGCTGCCAGATGATGCCGACACCGCCAGAGACACATGTCGCTTTGCTGGCACCAAGTGTCATATGGCAGGGACACGGATTCTAATATCACCAGGGCTTTTTGACAACTGTAAAGAAGCCAAGGCCCTGTTCGATGATCATGGGATCTATGGCACTGTCATGAATTTCGATGCATGGCTCGAATCAGAGAAAGCATGTGAGAATCATCAGACCCCGGTAAAGACTTATTTGTTGGTCGACAGTGGACGTCACGATGAGACCAAGGTCCTGCTTAAAAAGATCGAGGAGATACGAGGGGCCATTTCCGATCGCACCCGCATATGGATCGACGTCCATGACTGGCGCATGCTGAAATATGTTACGATCAAGGAAGATGACAATGTCACGCCAAAGTATTATGACGGGTGGCATGATCCGTGGAGGCGGTGGTACATCGGGATTGTTTGACTGTGGAGTCCGGAGATGACAGGCGGGCACAAGAGATATTCAATGACTCAAGTTCCGTTTCTGTTATTCTTGATTGTGAACGTGGCACGTCTATGACTTCTTGTCGTAAAGGTCACCGTAGCTTTCCTTGAGTCGCATGAACAGGTGCTCATCCGCAGTCATGACCTTGCTCGTGGCATACGGATTCACACTCGGTGCTCCTCCGTCTGACGGCACGAAATCCTTCACGCGCTCGCTAGGAACCGGCTCAAGAGGTGCCGTCCCGACAGGGTGGCAGAAGTAGGCAATGGAATATCTCGGCCCCGCGCTCGTCTCCCCTGCAACCCCAACGGTTCCCTCGGTGGGAAAGACGACCCTGTGGAGCGTACTCCGGAACAGCCCGTTGGTCCAGTAAGACAGCAGGTCGCCGATGTTGATCAGCACCGGCGGGCTCGGGTCGTCCTCGGTCCCCGGCGGGCAGACGGGGACGGGCGCCCAGACGTCATCTTTGGTCAGGAGCTCTAGACCCGCCTGTCCGCGGAGGCGGAAGAGCAGGGTGATGGAGCCGTAGTCAGAGTGGGCGCCGGCGCGGACGTCCGAGGCGGAGTGGGCGGTTGAGTCTGGGGGTGGGTAGCGGAGGAAGCGGAGGATGGAGCTGGATGCTCCTTTGGCTGTGTTGTGCGCCGAGGAAAAGAAGTCGTCGACCTAAGAGATACCGTGAGATCAGCTCAAACTAGTCTTTGAAGATGACTTACACCGAGGCCTAGACCAAGTAGGTAAAGGAGTTTCTGGCACAGATTATGACAAGAATCCGCAAAAGCACTGATCTGAGGCTCATGGGGTACCAAGTCAGATGGGAGTGGCTGCTGGGCCTTGCCATTGACGAACTCTCCAAAGTTGAAGGCTCTAACGTAGGGTGGTTAGTGAGTTCGAGATGCCGTGTTGATGAATAGGGTAAGGCTCACTCTTTGAAGTCGCCAATCTATAAGTCCAATGTCAGTCCAGCTTGGTGAAAATGAATAAGATAAAACACCAGCTCACCTTCTGGTTCTTAGGATCCAGTGTCTCGGAGTGCATGCCTGACCAGCCGCGGTTGTTGGTTTGAATGGTGCATCTCTGCTTCTCTTCGATAGGACACTCAAAGGTCTTTTGGGTCTAGACATCTTAAGTAACCGGGTTCTTTGCTTTTTAATGATTTCTGCTCACGAGTTCAAACGCTCCATCGATTTCGGCTGCGGAAATATCGCGACCTAGGTTACGAATGTAGATAAAGCCATGTTCCTCGGCGGCATCAACCAGCTGCCGAGCGACGTCTTTTTGGTCCACATCGGGCGCAGAGATGTCAATGACGGGAATATTGGCGGCGTTGGTTGACATTCTTTGAGATGCTATTTGAAACGGCGTTCTATCTTTCAAAGGGAACTTCATGTGCGCTGTTGTTGAGAGGAGTGGATGTGCCGAGGTCCTGATGCGTCTTGATAGTGTGGAAACGAAACGGATGTGAAGGTAGGTCGTCATGTACGTGCGAATGTTGCCACAAACGAGTTGAAATAAAATAGGAGGCAAGCGCCTGATTcagagaaagaagaacaaACAGACTCTTATTCTCTGATCTTGTATCACTTTGAAGAGGGGCGTCATCACCCCGCCATGATAAGTATATGTCTCTATCTCGGTGTGTGTTCGGTGAGCCGATGGCCCGCTGAGATCGCACCGCCACAGGCACGAAACGTCAGCCACACTCACGAGGGCTTTGGTGGTCGTGGTTACCATCCCCTGGCGGGCTGATGTGTCCCAGTGGTGGTTAGGCAGGTACCGCCTGGTACTCCcctgcggctgctgctgctgctgtaaCTCGCCAAACTTTCCCGTCACGTCTTTCACCAGTTTCCACTGTCTCCCGTCCCCGAAGCTGAAGATATTCCAAAACCTcactcaacctcaaccaacTTGAAACCTCCAAAATCCCACCGAGAAGTAGCCTCGCTCTTCTACCTTCTCCCGCCTCGCCTGGTCTCTCACTATCAGAGGCCGCCCCCCCTCCTCCGACGGCCCGCCTCGTGCTTTGCCCCCCTCCATCTTCCCTTTGGAGCTGCGCCGTCTCTTCCCATCCCAGCTACCCCCGTGGCTGCTCCTTTCAACCCCGCCATACGTATAACGACCTTTTCGTTGCCGCCAACTCTGCGGCCTTTGGCTCCCCCTCCGTCGGACGATCGACTCTCCATTCCTTAGAATTCCCCGGCCGCCGAATTACGACCCCGGGACCTCAAAGTACAAGGGCGCCTGAGTTGCTGCGAGTTGTTCGAGATGCCATGTGAGTTTCATCCTAGCGCACTTCGTGGCCTCGTTTCGCAAAGGGTCGGTCTGGTGTCGCTCGGCGCCGCAGAGCATCTGAGCTGTCATAGCTCCCCCAAAAGCTACGATTTCCGACCAGAAGAGCTTGCTATGGCCTATTTCGCATTTTGCGAGCTTATTCTGTTGTATGGAAAGCTGGCTGGGTTGTTTCAAGCTCAATTGCAGCTTTAGCCTTGCCTACGAGCTCCCCAACATGACTCCCAGGCCACGGCATGTGGTCGCGCTCTGTCGCCCGACCCTTTCGAAATGCCCGCACCGCTCAGGTTGATTGCTGCGGCAAGCGCTAACTCTTGAAATAGTTCTTGCTGAGGATACCTGGATCAACGACCAGGCTTCGTATGTCCTGATGCTATCCGCAACGCCCTCGACTCTGTCGCTGACTGTATGTCATGTAGCACGCACGATATTTCCGAGCTCGAACAATGTGCCATCGCCGTTGATGCGACCTACTATCTCAGCCAGCTTCTCGACAACCCTCCTGCCCAAGAACCGCTCCTCCCCGCCCTTGGCGGTCTGACTGGCATCGAGTCGCACATTAACGAGAACCTCGACAACTGGGAGAAATTCCACATTAtccccttcttcatcttcgatGGCCAGTCCGTCACCGGCCAAGATGACCTTGCCTTGGACCGCGgcctcaaggccaacaagaAGACGGACCACGCATGGGCCCTGTACTCTCAGACGGCAGCTGAGGAAGCTGTGACGACATTCGGCGCCAACCCAGGTGCGTCAAAAATCTAGTTGCTCGAAGGATTGTATTAATATGGGAGAACCACAGGCGCATTCCGCATCCAAAACCTCTaccctcttctccaagcaACCCTCAAGAACCGCGGGCTTCACTTCTTGGTCGCTCCCTTCAATGCGTGCGCCCAGGTTTGTAACGACCTTATTCTCATCGAAACGTAAAGGTCCTAACGGCATGCAGCTTGCGCACTTTGAATTTATCGATTCGGACCAATGCTCTGGTGTCATGGGACCCCAGGAGCTGCTCCTGTATCCTATCAAGGACTCAGTGATTCGGAGCTTCGACTGGGAAGCCAAGACGGTCACggccatctccaagaagaaggtcatGCGCAGCCTCACGCCCACCGCGAGTGAAACTAGGTTCATTGACTCGTTCCTCATGGCCGGCACATCGTTTCTGCCCGCGTTCCCAGCCCTTCTGGAGTCCTCGATGTACTCAGACTACAACATCTCGACTGCCGCTAACCTGTTGAGAACCTCGGAAAACAGCGTTGCCACCGCTTGCGCGAGCTTTAACGATATTCTGCAAAACAAGGACCCCGAGTGGCTCGACAAGTACCGCAAGGCAAGGATGGTGGTCAACCACTATGTCTACATTGCCGAGAACGGCGAGATTAAGGTCAATGACTATGAGCATCTGACCCACGATAGCCACGAGTACCTTGGTCTGCAGCTTCCAGCTGAAGTCTTTCATTACCTCAACACGGGCCTGATTGGGCCTCGTCTGCTCAACAACATCACTCATGGACAGCTCCTCATTCAGCCAACTCTGGACGGAGTTGTGTCAGACCAGTACAAGAACTTGGTGACTCAGAAGATTGTGCCTATTAAGGAGCAGGCGCTGTCTCTGTTGAGCTCCAGACTCTACCGAGGTCTCCAGCACAAGAATATCAAGGTGCGGGTCTGGTTTGACCCCAAGTATTCATACACGATCAACCATCGCTCTggggcttctccttctccttctcaacaAGCAGCCAGCTGGGATGTCAAGCTGGATGATATCCGCGAATTTTTCCCTGCCGACTTTGCTGGACCTGTGTCTCTGGAGGTGCTGGCGCTCGCTAACCACGATTTCGTCAAGAAGACATTCCCCAAGGATCAGCGCATCAAGGGCATCGACAGCACAGAGATGGTGACGTCGGTTGCCATCTGGCGATTCCTTCATGTGAGGGGCTATGTTAACGAAGAGCACAAGCTGACGAAATGGGGAAATGCCCTGGCAACGACGTTGCTTGCCCTCCAGGACGCCAACGAGAACCGTCCGCCGGTGCCTGGGCTTGACGAGGCAGCCCTGCTTGCGTTCGAGCTCATCCGATTTGGTCTCTTGAATGGAAAGCACATTGAGGGCCAGCCCGGACTTCCCAGGAGAGGTAcagatgaggagaaggcgagCCTTACGCTTATCAGTCAGTGCGCATCCTTGTTGAAGCTGCGGCACCAGGTCTATGGATACACTGGTCCTCTCAACAAGAGCCTGTTGACATTCCGAGCCTTGTCATCGACAGTAAGGGAAGCCGATCGGGATCTCATTGAGTCCATTGTGGCATCCATGTTCCTGTACGCGCAGTCGAAGCGTGACAGGGATGATCAGCTGGAAATCAGCCATAGGTGAGTAACCAAGTTTCGAGTGATGGGATGTAGCTAATATATTCAAGACTACCCTTCTTGTCAGAGCCCGACATCGGCCTCGGTATCGCCGTGCGGACTTTcttcgacgatgatgaggcgagtgaggacaaggagacgcGAGCGAAGCGACTGCAAGAATTCCCCAAGACATTCGTACCATTCGCCGAGTCACTGACGGACGACTTCCGGATTGCATGTGACTTTGTGGATGCGATCAACAAGGGTGTCCAGGTCCTGGATACGGAGGCATTGCCGGCAGCAGACAAGGAGGCATGGGCCAAGGCGCAGGCATACCTGGACGCCCGGCCATTCTAAGACGACAAGACTCGAGGCATTTCTATCTATTGCACTACAAGCAGCATGTTAGATTTACGAAGAGAAGCAACGTATCGATACATATGGTCTTTCAGCATGGCTCTTTCGGGCACACCCAGGCTTGCAGACTTAGCGGCGTTGGAGCGGGCGGCATAAAAGTCAGGGGCAAAAAAGTTATCAAGTTAGCAGAAGTGTCGAAGGTGTTGCCAGCGGGACAGGACTTGTGGGGATGGTTATTGGGGACGCCAGAGTCCACAAGCAGGCTACAGGCCGGATGAGGCGGCTTCAATGGTTGGAAGAGGGaggggatggcgatggctgtggtggtggttgaggcAAGCCAGATGTGATGTGGCCAGTGGTCATCGACATAGTACTGACAGGAGCATTTGCATGCCATGACTCTattgaagttgaagagacACTTTTTGTTACAGTCACAATGTCTAGTCTATGTGTTTGTCTGTGATACTTGAGAAAAAGGAGatgtaaattaattaatgagAAAGGTAGATAGGTAAGTATTATGTGTTTGGATCTAGGAGATGGTCAGAACCATGGGCCCAGCCACGGTGATCTCATCGGTCAAGACACCATCTAGGGGTCCAGCACTGGCCAACGAGACATATGTAACGCCCGCGACCTCCTTTGGCACCTCACAGCCCTCGGCAGCGGTGAACTTGGTAAACTTGGTGCCTCCGGGAATGATTCCTCCAGAGGTGAAAGCGCAGTGAGTGGCACCAGCTGCCGCGTCCGAAGCCAGCTTGATGGGGGCTCCGACAACAACAGCTTCAGCGGTCTGACCCTCGGCCATGGCAAGCTTGGGGAAAGCCTCAAGAATAAGGTTGGAGCCTTCGGGGCACTCGACGATGAAGGGGGCAGCTAGGGAGAAGACGGCCTTGGGACCTAGAGGTGTATCCAGGGGCTGGGGgacggccttggcctgggaAAAGACTCGAATGGCTGTCTGATGTCTGGCCTCGACGGTGAGAATAGCACCGGCAACACCAAGAACACCGGGATCCGAAAGAAGCGGTGCAGCTCCGAGGTAGGCCGACACGCCGACACTCTCGAGGATGGCAGCAGTAGCCACCATGAGAGCCGGGTCCTTGGTGGCTCCGGCAAAGTCGTACTTGCAAGCCTGAACGGGTTGGAAGCCGGCCTGAGCAATGGCGCCCTGGAGGAGCACGACGTGAGATTCTTCAGTCTTGCCGATGGCTTTGAGGTCGCCGAGGGACTCTGCGGAGAGACCCAGGGGAGCAAAGTCGGCGTCTGAGAGGGTGGTGAAGCCTTCGCGGTAAAAGGTCTCTTCGAGATGCTCAAGTGTCAAGGCGCTAAATGATGTTAGCTGGTTATTAATGGGTATGAATATGTAGTGTTACTCACAATTGCAGAATGTCAAAGTCGTTAAGACCGAGCTTGGCCGCAGCTTCATTCTGCCTCTTGGACATGTCATGGTAGTGAAGCTGCCTCTCACTGAGTCTGATACCAGCAGGACTTGCCAGGGCAGAGCCAGCAAAGAGAGCAAAGATGGTAGCTTTGAGAGAAGGCATGATTCTTAAAATCTTCCAAggtccttttttttcttgtatGTGTAAAGAGAGTGCGTAGGGCCAGCCAGCAGGAAAAAGGCAAATGGGTATCAGTATTAAGGTATCAAAAGAAACGAATAAGTTTTAAGCAGGCCAG encodes:
- a CDS encoding DNA-LIGASE-A3 domain-containing protein, whose protein sequence is MPLPFALVCDLLEESHELSVAKKNNSSAVAKWFARHRSWINAHDTSVAALLSTLLPEKRTDRVYCIQTATLEKIIGRAFFLGSSRIAELSHYRQSGQGIDLADCVSRILNATPSPGYSKDNLVTVEEIDEILHSLAARVKWSSPSIRTSQASLTQGNRGDLEWLYRRLSSVEAKWFTRLVLKNYQPLVLDPHLIYRLCDPILPCVLKIQDDFSTAINSVQAIRGRLLPNAARKTPREQILSSVKPQLGIKVGRQPWVKGRSIKHCLNMGHGRMSVEDKIDGEFCQIHIDLSKGENCIQIFSKSGKDSTEDREALHGTILESLQIGRPGAKVTKACILEGELVAYDDSLQKILPFHKIRKHVSRRGRFLNTEQDSLPGPQEHLMMVYYDVLLLEDQSLINLRHSERFKILSSLITYRKGWSELVQRQVIDFGHNLGASSLRKAFALTILARKEGLVLKPDEPYFDFADQRRKFSSCCIKLKKEYIGNFGDVGDFAVVGARYDPAKAMTYRIPGLKWTHFYLGCLDNREAVKQWNAKPEFTIVNVVELNETILRDVVTYANPQPVAAEENDQLTLKLAPGVEQGLPLTFVFTKPLVFDLRCFSFDKVGNTGFWSLRFPSVTKVHFDRDFTATISFEQLQAMAKDATTAGELEDSQENLQWIAKLEGADPRGIAVDAVSQLTVTTMPTPSPRKSTQNTTSSCSPTSPRVTKFPFLQTGPSRVRSGPPLRLPEVPPATPPASSAQAASASSPAEGPARNKRFSPTSMPAPPPKRQKSVTEIVQASTSSNNGSTLQPRKPLTNINGNSHCAISSFSSANQSRLGKEAPEVIDLTLSPGKPAITKKLPVLQTAQCSPPADGVTAATMPDKPEKQDKELTLPVAKLPDDADTARDTCRFAGTKCHMAGTRILISPGLFDNCKEAKALFDDHGIYGTVMNFDAWLESEKACENHQTPVKTYLLVDSGRHDETKVLLKKIEEIRGAISDRTRIWIDVHDWRMLKYVTIKEDDNVTPKYYDGWHDPWRRWYIGIV
- a CDS encoding Fe2OG dioxygenase domain-containing protein, which gives rise to MTTYLHIRFVSTLSRRIRTSAHPLLSTTAHMKFPLKDRTPFQIASQRMSTNAANIPVIDISAPDVDQKDVARQLVDAAEEHGFIYIRNLGRDISAAEIDGAFELTQKTFECPIEEKQRCTIQTNNRGWSGMHSETLDPKNQKIGDFKEAFNFGEFVNGKAQQPLPSDLVPHEPQISAFADSCHNLCQKLLYLLGLGLGVDDFFSSAHNTAKGASSSILRFLRYPPPDSTAHSASDVRAGAHSDYGSITLLFRLRGQAGLELLTKDDVWAPVPVCPPGTEDDPSPPVLINIGDLLSYWTNGLFRSTLHRVVFPTEGTVGVAGETSAGPRYSIAYFCHPVGTAPLEPVPSERVKDFVPSDGGAPSVNPYATSKVMTADEHLFMRLKESYGDLYDKKS